From a single Nocardioides sp. dk884 genomic region:
- a CDS encoding sensor histidine kinase, whose protein sequence is MTILQTASTSHLAGITAPSRDALQLIADGVTQVAGFGVAAISVVRDATHMQIVAVAGSEEARRSLEGSRTPIAELMEEIAVADDWGLLKFVPHERLDLEDDQWGWVPDIEPIDAPDAWHPLDLLVAPLVDTEGMLCGMLSMDLPADGRRPGLDQRRMLQVYAEQAGRAVVTALEREALAEQVRLAEAARGVIRNASSHLALEDVLSECRVALAEGFRARGVWVQTFGEEIRRSGAIYAINEAAPVLGPELEALAEISAMRAWESQRAIVVSVDPGERAASTGLTTKQHRLVVDFLQGIEISTMLFVPLGAGRDCVGNLVLTRAVGERPWTETEAAAALDVGHDLGRAVLNARTFEREHLLVQELQALDTYKSQLIATVSHELKNPLTAVLGHLEILESVDVPRPVRTSLSAMERGARRLARVADDLLLLARMDDPTNPVHRRAVDLRSVVDDVVDLTAVSASRRDLTVRVEAPNGQVVAMGDPDELDRVLTNLLSNAVKYSPDGGTIVVNLDRTPDEVVLSCSDEGLGISEADQEQLFTEFFRSSNPAAVAQPGTGLGLAIVQRIVRRHGGRIEVESELGCGSTFRVLLPA, encoded by the coding sequence ATGACCATCTTGCAGACCGCATCGACGTCGCACCTGGCGGGGATCACCGCACCCTCGCGTGATGCGTTGCAGCTGATCGCCGACGGGGTCACGCAGGTCGCCGGGTTCGGGGTCGCCGCGATCAGCGTCGTCCGCGACGCCACCCACATGCAGATCGTCGCGGTGGCCGGCAGCGAGGAGGCCCGCCGGTCGCTCGAGGGCAGCCGCACCCCCATCGCGGAGCTCATGGAGGAGATCGCGGTCGCCGACGACTGGGGGCTGTTGAAGTTCGTGCCCCACGAGCGTCTCGACCTCGAGGACGACCAGTGGGGCTGGGTGCCTGACATCGAGCCGATCGACGCCCCGGACGCCTGGCACCCGCTGGACCTGCTGGTCGCGCCGCTGGTCGACACCGAGGGCATGCTGTGCGGGATGCTGAGCATGGACCTGCCCGCCGACGGCCGGCGTCCCGGCCTCGACCAGCGCCGGATGCTCCAGGTGTACGCCGAGCAGGCCGGGCGCGCCGTCGTCACGGCGTTGGAGCGCGAGGCGCTCGCCGAGCAGGTCCGCCTCGCCGAGGCCGCGCGTGGGGTGATCCGCAACGCCTCCAGCCACCTCGCGCTCGAGGACGTGCTCAGCGAGTGCCGGGTCGCGCTCGCCGAGGGCTTCCGTGCCCGCGGGGTGTGGGTGCAGACCTTCGGTGAGGAGATCCGGCGTTCCGGCGCGATCTACGCCATCAACGAGGCCGCCCCGGTGCTGGGCCCGGAGCTGGAGGCGCTCGCCGAGATCTCGGCCATGCGTGCCTGGGAGTCCCAGCGCGCCATCGTGGTGAGCGTCGATCCCGGTGAGCGCGCCGCGTCGACGGGGCTCACCACGAAGCAGCATCGACTCGTCGTCGACTTCCTCCAGGGCATCGAGATCAGCACGATGCTCTTCGTGCCGCTCGGGGCCGGGCGCGACTGCGTGGGCAACCTGGTGCTCACCCGCGCGGTCGGCGAACGGCCCTGGACCGAGACGGAGGCCGCCGCGGCCCTCGACGTCGGCCACGACCTGGGCCGGGCGGTGCTCAACGCCCGCACGTTCGAGCGCGAGCACCTCCTCGTGCAGGAGCTGCAGGCCCTCGACACCTACAAGAGCCAGCTGATCGCGACGGTGTCGCACGAGCTGAAGAACCCGCTCACCGCCGTGCTCGGGCACCTCGAGATCCTCGAGTCGGTCGACGTACCCCGCCCGGTGCGCACCTCGCTGTCGGCGATGGAGCGCGGCGCACGACGCCTCGCCCGGGTCGCGGACGACCTGCTCCTGCTCGCCCGGATGGACGACCCGACCAACCCGGTGCACCGGCGGGCGGTCGACCTGCGCTCGGTGGTCGACGACGTCGTCGACCTCACCGCGGTGTCCGCCTCGCGGCGCGACCTCACCGTGCGGGTCGAGGCCCCGAACGGCCAGGTCGTCGCGATGGGCGACCCCGACGAGCTCGACCGGGTGCTCACCAACCTGCTGAGCAACGCGGTGAAGTACTCCCCCGACGGCGGCACGATCGTGGTCAACCTCGACCGCACCCCCGACGAGGTCGTCCTGAGCTGCTCCGACGAGGGCCTCGGCATCTCCGAGGCCGACCAGGAGCAGCTGTTCACCGAGTTCTTCCGCTCCAGCAACCCGGCCGCCGTCGCCCAGCCGGGCACCGGCCTCGGGCTGGCCATCGTGCAGCGCATCGTGCGCCGCCACGGCGGTCGGATCGAGGTCGAGTCCGAGCTCGGCTGCGGCAGCACGTTCCGGGTCCTGCTGCCGGCCTGA
- a CDS encoding dipeptidase — protein MSLDIHARVQQLLPGIRRDLEDLVRIESVSADPARAAEVQRSAEAVAALFRAENFDTVDIVSAREDGGAPAVIAHKAGPAGAPTVLLYAHHDVQPENDHAEWDSPPFEPTERGDRLYARGAADDKAGIAAHLGALRVFGDELPVSVTMFIEGEEEVGSDTLPELLRQHRDRLAADVIVIADSGNWDIGVPALTTSLRGLVRADIEVRTLTHAVHSGMWGGLVPDSLITLSRLIASFHDDAGNLLIEGLHSGPAADVEYPEDRLQAESGVNPGVQWIGSGPVVERLWTQPALSITGLDAPKVDGASNTLVASARAKVSLRIAPGDTAANAVECLRRHCEQHVPWGAELTFTVVDTGEATAIDATGPAYDAARAAFTEAWDGTAPVDMGVGGSIPFIAEFLETFPEASVLVTGVEDPDTRAHGANEGLHLAEFERVVLAEALLLRNLAQG, from the coding sequence ATGAGTCTCGACATCCACGCCAGGGTCCAGCAGCTCCTCCCCGGGATCCGCCGGGATCTCGAGGACCTCGTCCGCATCGAGTCGGTCAGCGCCGACCCCGCGCGCGCCGCCGAGGTGCAGCGCAGCGCCGAGGCGGTGGCCGCGCTGTTCCGGGCCGAGAACTTCGACACCGTCGACATCGTCAGCGCCCGCGAGGACGGCGGCGCCCCGGCGGTCATCGCGCACAAGGCCGGCCCGGCCGGTGCGCCGACGGTGCTGCTCTACGCCCACCACGACGTGCAGCCCGAGAACGACCACGCCGAGTGGGACTCCCCGCCGTTCGAGCCCACCGAGCGCGGCGACCGGCTCTACGCCCGCGGCGCGGCCGACGACAAGGCCGGCATCGCCGCCCACCTCGGTGCGCTGCGCGTCTTCGGCGACGAGCTGCCGGTCAGCGTCACGATGTTCATCGAGGGCGAGGAGGAGGTCGGCTCCGACACCCTGCCCGAGCTGCTGCGCCAGCACCGCGACCGGCTCGCCGCCGACGTCATCGTGATCGCCGACTCCGGCAACTGGGACATCGGCGTCCCCGCGCTGACCACCAGCCTGCGCGGCCTGGTCCGCGCCGACATCGAGGTCCGCACCCTCACCCACGCCGTGCACTCCGGCATGTGGGGCGGGCTCGTTCCCGACTCGCTGATCACCCTGAGCCGGCTGATCGCCTCCTTCCACGACGACGCCGGCAACCTGCTCATCGAGGGCCTGCACAGCGGCCCCGCCGCCGACGTGGAGTACCCCGAGGACCGCCTGCAGGCCGAGTCCGGCGTCAACCCGGGCGTGCAGTGGATCGGCTCCGGCCCGGTGGTGGAGCGGCTGTGGACCCAGCCCGCGCTCTCGATCACCGGCCTCGACGCCCCCAAGGTCGACGGCGCCAGCAACACCCTGGTCGCCTCCGCGCGCGCCAAGGTCTCGCTGCGCATCGCCCCGGGCGACACCGCCGCCAACGCGGTGGAGTGCCTGCGCCGCCACTGCGAGCAGCACGTCCCGTGGGGCGCCGAGCTGACCTTCACCGTCGTCGACACCGGCGAGGCCACCGCCATCGACGCCACCGGCCCGGCGTACGACGCGGCACGCGCGGCGTTCACCGAGGCCTGGGACGGCACCGCGCCGGTCGACATGGGCGTGGGCGGCTCGATCCCGTTCATCGCGGAGTTCCTCGAGACCTTCCCGGAGGCCAGCGTGCTCGTCACCGGCGTGGAGGACCCCGACACCCGCGCCCACGGCGCCAACGAGGGCCTGCACCTCGCGGAGTTCGAGCGCGTCGTGCTGGCCGAGGCCCTCCTCCTGCGCAACCTCGCCCAGGGCTGA
- a CDS encoding sterol carrier family protein — MPARLKPAPASEVRDALTRLRAGEAEKPDLRLLVKHFLAVLEQRAPGHSVEVRVPPYAAVQVIPGVRHTRGTPPAVVETDALTWIDLATGTLAWADADAAGRVHASGERADLTAYLPLG; from the coding sequence GTGCCCGCCCGTCTGAAGCCCGCGCCCGCCTCCGAGGTCCGCGACGCGCTCACCCGGCTGCGCGCCGGGGAGGCCGAGAAGCCCGACCTCAGGCTGCTGGTCAAGCACTTCCTTGCCGTGCTCGAGCAGCGCGCGCCGGGCCACTCCGTGGAGGTGCGCGTCCCGCCGTACGCCGCGGTGCAGGTCATCCCGGGCGTGCGCCACACCCGCGGCACCCCGCCGGCCGTGGTCGAGACCGACGCGCTGACCTGGATCGACCTGGCCACCGGCACGCTCGCCTGGGCCGACGCCGACGCGGCCGGGCGGGTGCACGCCAGCGGGGAGCGCGCCGACCTCACGGCGTACCTGCCGCTGGGGTGA
- a CDS encoding helix-turn-helix transcriptional regulator, translating into MSTAARMLRLLSLLQTHRHWPGPELAARLEVSPRTLRRDVERLRDLGYAVEAARGVDGGYQLQAGGALPPLLLEDEEAVAIAVGLRQATTGSAAGLAETSVQALTKVIALMPPRLRRRMEAVRSQTESPGPWRGAPVLDAGTLTTLAQACRDEEPVDFTYTPAARGGGAAEPSRRRVEPHRLVTLGRRWYLVAYDRDRQDWRSFRVDRIAEVGTTGQRFRRRELPATDAVAFVEAGIRGMPHRYAVRVRVAAPAATVAAAVGQWGRAVPLEDEPGSCVLEMGVDDLAWPVVVLAQVGADFVVESPPELRETVARTAAVFTRAALPGSESGSGSGSGGPRPPSATS; encoded by the coding sequence ATGTCCACCGCTGCCCGGATGCTGCGCCTCCTCTCCCTGTTGCAGACCCACCGGCACTGGCCCGGCCCCGAGCTCGCGGCCCGACTCGAGGTCAGCCCCCGCACCCTGCGGCGCGACGTGGAGCGGCTGCGCGACCTCGGGTACGCCGTCGAGGCGGCGCGCGGCGTCGACGGCGGCTACCAGCTGCAGGCGGGCGGCGCGCTGCCGCCGCTGCTGCTCGAGGACGAGGAGGCGGTCGCGATCGCGGTCGGGCTGCGCCAGGCGACCACCGGGTCCGCCGCGGGGCTCGCGGAGACCTCGGTGCAGGCGCTCACCAAGGTGATCGCGCTGATGCCGCCCCGGCTGCGCCGGCGCATGGAGGCGGTGCGCTCGCAGACGGAGTCGCCCGGCCCGTGGCGCGGTGCCCCGGTGCTCGACGCCGGCACCCTCACCACGCTCGCCCAGGCCTGCCGCGACGAGGAGCCCGTCGACTTCACCTACACCCCGGCGGCCCGCGGTGGCGGCGCTGCCGAGCCGTCCCGGCGTCGCGTCGAGCCGCACCGCCTGGTCACCCTCGGTCGCCGCTGGTACCTCGTCGCCTACGACCGCGACCGCCAGGACTGGCGCTCCTTCCGGGTGGACCGGATCGCCGAGGTCGGCACCACCGGGCAGCGCTTCCGACGCCGCGAGCTCCCGGCCACCGACGCGGTCGCCTTCGTCGAGGCGGGCATCCGCGGCATGCCGCACCGCTACGCCGTACGGGTGCGGGTGGCGGCGCCGGCCGCGACCGTGGCCGCCGCGGTCGGTCAGTGGGGGCGGGCGGTGCCGCTCGAGGACGAGCCCGGCTCGTGCGTGCTCGAGATGGGCGTCGACGATCTCGCCTGGCCGGTGGTGGTGCTCGCCCAGGTCGGTGCCGACTTCGTCGTGGAGTCGCCGCCGGAGCTGCGGGAGACGGTCGCGCGGACCGCGGCGGTCTTCACCCGGGCCGCGCTGCCGGGGTCGGAATCGGGATCGGGATCGGGATCGGGTGGGCCCCGGCCGCCGTCGGCCACCTCCTAG
- a CDS encoding ABC transporter ATP-binding protein: MSQSPVIRTRGLTRHFTRDKFTIEAVRDLDLQVAPGELVAFLGPNGAGKSTTLRMLTTLLPPTSGSAEVAGFDVVTQRRDVRRSIGYVGQGNAAAHAQRGRDELVSQGRAFGLSRAAARERAAELLADFDLTEHADRPVSTLSGGQRRRLDVAIGLVHAPPLMFLDEPSTGLDPQNRVNLQEQVLRLHREHGTTVVLTTHYLEEADSIADRVVVIDHGTVIADDSAARLKAGLGDLVSLGFATAADAGRAAERAGRVPEATVSVQDREVTVRVAHGRDLVPGLVLDLAATGVPVTRLEVVGPTLDDVFLDLTGRSLRDAHADAAPGAAPAPATATEGAAA, from the coding sequence ATGAGCCAGTCACCAGTGATCCGGACCCGGGGTCTCACCCGGCACTTCACCCGCGACAAGTTCACGATCGAGGCCGTCCGCGACCTCGATCTCCAGGTCGCCCCCGGCGAGCTCGTCGCCTTCCTCGGCCCCAACGGCGCCGGCAAGTCCACGACCCTGCGGATGCTGACCACCCTGCTCCCGCCGACCTCCGGCAGCGCCGAGGTGGCCGGCTTCGACGTGGTGACCCAGCGCCGCGACGTACGCCGCAGCATCGGGTACGTCGGCCAGGGCAACGCGGCGGCGCACGCCCAGCGCGGTCGCGACGAGCTGGTCAGCCAGGGCCGGGCCTTCGGGCTCTCTCGGGCCGCGGCCCGGGAGCGCGCGGCCGAGCTGCTCGCGGACTTCGACCTCACCGAGCACGCCGACCGGCCGGTCTCGACCCTGTCCGGTGGTCAGCGGCGGCGCCTCGACGTCGCGATCGGGCTCGTGCACGCCCCGCCGCTGATGTTCCTCGACGAGCCGTCGACGGGGCTGGACCCGCAGAACCGGGTCAACCTGCAAGAGCAGGTGCTGCGCCTGCACCGCGAGCACGGCACCACCGTCGTGCTCACGACGCACTACCTGGAGGAGGCCGACTCGATCGCCGACCGGGTGGTGGTCATCGACCACGGCACGGTCATCGCCGACGACAGCGCCGCCCGGCTCAAGGCCGGGCTCGGCGACCTGGTCTCGCTCGGGTTCGCCACCGCCGCGGACGCCGGGCGGGCCGCGGAGCGGGCCGGTCGCGTCCCGGAGGCGACGGTGAGCGTGCAGGACCGCGAGGTCACGGTGCGCGTCGCGCACGGCCGCGACCTCGTCCCCGGGCTCGTCCTCGACCTGGCCGCGACGGGCGTCCCCGTCACCCGCCTCGAGGTGGTCGGTCCGACCCTCGACGACGTCTTCCTCGACCTCACCGGCCGCAGCCTGCGCGACGCCCATGCCGACGCCGCACCCGGCGCCGCCCCCGCCCCCGCGACCGCGACCGAAGGAGCGGCGGCATGA
- a CDS encoding ABC transporter permease, with the protein MSAVATYSTGRPGRPGPAAPGFLADTWNVMVRELRPVWREPVSVLFAMVQPLVFLALFAPLLPEVSGGSALQWFVPGIVAMTALMGASFTGANLTAEIQSGSHERLLVSPLSRSALLVGRALKEVVPLLMQTAIILVVVTPFSYDLHLPGVLLGLVVLAGFSIGVGALSFALALASKDQDWLFWTVQQTAIFPLLLLAGVLLPLEGAPRWLAFLADLNPLAYVVDAVRELFAGSFDPGVVGAGFAASAVVAALGLVVGLRAMNRSA; encoded by the coding sequence ATGAGCGCCGTCGCCACCTACTCCACCGGCCGCCCGGGCCGCCCCGGTCCCGCCGCTCCTGGCTTCCTGGCCGACACCTGGAACGTCATGGTGCGCGAGCTGCGGCCGGTGTGGCGCGAGCCGGTGTCGGTGCTGTTCGCGATGGTGCAGCCGCTGGTGTTCCTCGCGCTCTTCGCCCCGCTGCTGCCCGAGGTCTCCGGTGGCTCGGCGCTGCAGTGGTTCGTCCCCGGCATCGTCGCGATGACCGCGCTGATGGGCGCCTCCTTCACCGGCGCCAACCTGACCGCGGAGATCCAGTCCGGCTCCCACGAGCGGCTGCTCGTCTCGCCGTTGTCGCGCTCCGCGCTGCTCGTCGGGCGCGCGCTCAAGGAGGTGGTCCCGCTCCTGATGCAGACCGCGATCATCCTGGTGGTGGTCACGCCGTTCAGCTACGACCTGCACCTGCCCGGCGTACTCCTCGGGCTGGTGGTGCTGGCCGGGTTCAGCATCGGGGTCGGGGCCCTGTCCTTCGCCCTGGCACTGGCCAGCAAGGACCAGGACTGGCTGTTCTGGACCGTGCAACAGACGGCGATCTTCCCGCTGCTGCTGCTCGCCGGGGTGCTGCTCCCCCTCGAGGGCGCCCCGCGCTGGCTGGCCTTCCTGGCCGACCTGAACCCGCTCGCCTACGTCGTCGACGCCGTCCGCGAGCTGTTCGCGGGCTCCTTCGACCCCGGCGTCGTCGGCGCCGGTTTCGCGGCCTCGGCCGTGGTCGCCGCACTCGGCCTGGTCGTCGGGCTGCGCGCGATGAACCGGTCCGCCTGA
- a CDS encoding alpha/beta hydrolase family protein, protein MRPAQRIGYGPHPDQYAELTLPAGSASDSRGIVAVVHGGFWKPTYDCALGRPLAADLAARGWAVWNLEYRRGVGAAATCGDVAAALVSLREHAPAHGVSLSRVVGLGHSAGGHLVAWAAAQPGSPLTHVVAQAGVLDLAAAHREHLGDGAVEAFLGHPPGAAEAAFDPVAQVPLDVPVRCVHARADDVVPLAQSEEYVARARAAGGDADLLVIEDDLADPHMALVDPDSPAWARTVDLLAGLG, encoded by the coding sequence ATGCGTCCCGCTCAGCGGATCGGCTACGGCCCGCACCCCGACCAGTACGCCGAGCTGACCCTGCCCGCGGGGTCCGCGAGCGACTCCCGCGGGATCGTGGCGGTGGTGCACGGCGGTTTCTGGAAACCGACCTACGACTGCGCGCTGGGGCGCCCGCTCGCGGCCGACCTGGCGGCCCGGGGCTGGGCGGTGTGGAACCTCGAGTACCGCCGCGGCGTCGGCGCCGCGGCGACCTGCGGGGACGTGGCCGCGGCGCTGGTCTCCCTGCGCGAGCACGCCCCCGCCCACGGGGTGTCCCTGTCCCGCGTCGTCGGGCTGGGCCACTCCGCCGGCGGGCACCTGGTCGCCTGGGCGGCGGCGCAGCCCGGCTCGCCGCTGACCCACGTGGTGGCCCAGGCCGGCGTCCTCGACCTGGCCGCCGCCCACCGCGAGCACCTGGGCGACGGCGCGGTCGAGGCGTTCCTCGGCCACCCGCCCGGCGCCGCCGAGGCGGCCTTCGACCCGGTCGCCCAGGTGCCGCTGGACGTCCCGGTGCGCTGCGTGCACGCCCGCGCCGACGACGTCGTACCGCTCGCGCAGTCCGAGGAGTACGTCGCGCGGGCCCGCGCCGCCGGCGGCGACGCGGACCTGCTCGTGATCGAGGACGACCTCGCGGACCCGCACATGGCCCTGGTCGACCCCGACTCGCCGGCCTGGGCACGGACCGTGGACCTGCTGGCCGGGCTCGGATAG
- a CDS encoding IS30 family transposase: MGRRYVPYEVREEFFALVCGGFALQAAADRVGVSHRTATYWWRSSGLVSPVIQFGAIGGLPGSAPVGVPGIRNPEEGPRRRRALSSEDRAVIAAGLRAGWALTRIATLIGRDKSVVSREVARNRGPDGSYWAPIAHRVAHERRRRPKAFKLIENPGLCRRIETWMDDGWSPGLIASMLRHAHPGHDPAARMARVSHETIYRALYVQTRGSLRKDLAAQLLTKRRARKPHADPDGRRKGLYREAFTISQRPAEVADRAVPGHWEGDLILGAGNRSAVGTLVERSTRFVLLLHLPGRHDAESVAQAMIREMGQLPVHLRRSLTWDRGSELANYRDVEAALEMPVFFCDPHSPWQRGSNENTNRLLRFWLEKGSDLSTHSADDLARIAATLNKRPRPTLDLRTPAQALAELLANPAAA; the protein is encoded by the coding sequence ATGGGCAGGCGGTACGTGCCGTACGAGGTTCGTGAGGAGTTCTTCGCGTTGGTCTGTGGTGGGTTCGCGCTGCAGGCTGCCGCGGATCGGGTCGGTGTGTCGCATCGAACCGCGACGTACTGGTGGCGATCCTCGGGGCTTGTGAGCCCAGTCATCCAATTCGGTGCGATCGGTGGCCTGCCCGGAAGCGCTCCCGTAGGAGTGCCAGGGATACGCAATCCCGAAGAAGGCCCACGCCGACGGCGGGCGTTGAGCAGCGAGGACCGTGCGGTGATCGCGGCAGGGTTGCGTGCAGGGTGGGCGTTGACCCGGATCGCGACACTGATCGGGCGCGACAAGTCGGTGGTCTCTCGCGAGGTCGCGCGCAACCGCGGCCCCGACGGCTCCTACTGGGCCCCGATCGCGCATCGTGTCGCGCACGAACGGCGACGCCGACCCAAGGCGTTCAAGCTGATCGAGAACCCCGGGCTGTGTCGTCGGATCGAGACCTGGATGGACGACGGGTGGTCGCCAGGACTGATCGCGTCGATGCTGCGCCACGCCCACCCCGGTCACGATCCAGCAGCGAGGATGGCCCGTGTGTCGCACGAGACGATCTACCGGGCGTTGTATGTCCAGACCCGCGGGAGCCTGCGCAAGGACCTGGCCGCGCAGCTGCTGACCAAACGCCGCGCACGCAAGCCGCACGCCGACCCCGACGGGCGCAGGAAAGGGCTGTACCGCGAGGCCTTCACCATCAGCCAACGCCCCGCCGAGGTCGCTGACCGGGCCGTGCCCGGGCACTGGGAGGGTGACCTGATCCTCGGTGCCGGCAACCGCTCCGCGGTCGGGACCCTGGTCGAACGCTCGACGCGGTTCGTGCTCTTGCTGCACCTGCCCGGTCGCCACGACGCAGAGTCAGTGGCCCAGGCGATGATCCGCGAGATGGGTCAGCTGCCGGTGCATCTGCGTCGTTCGCTGACCTGGGACCGCGGCAGCGAGCTGGCTAACTACCGCGATGTCGAGGCCGCCTTGGAGATGCCGGTCTTCTTCTGTGACCCCCACTCGCCCTGGCAGCGCGGGTCGAACGAGAACACCAACCGACTCCTCCGGTTCTGGCTAGAGAAGGGCAGCGACCTCTCAACCCACAGTGCCGACGACCTCGCCCGCATCGCCGCGACCCTGAACAAGCGACCCCGCCCTACCCTGGACCTACGGACCCCAGCCCAAGCGCTGGCCGAGCTGCTCGCCAACCCGGCAGCAGCATGA
- the arfB gene encoding alternative ribosome rescue aminoacyl-tRNA hydrolase ArfB: protein MADDLPVSRSWVLPAAELTERFSRSSGPGGQGVNTTDSRVELSVDLARSASLPETLRDRVLDRLAGRLVDGVLTVVASEHRTQLANRKAARERLAQLLREAAAPPPAKRRPTRPTRGSKERRLGAKKRRGDIKRGRQGRFD, encoded by the coding sequence TTGGCTGACGACCTGCCCGTCAGCCGGTCGTGGGTGCTTCCCGCGGCCGAGCTGACCGAGCGGTTCTCCCGGTCCTCGGGCCCCGGCGGCCAGGGCGTCAACACCACCGACAGCCGCGTCGAGCTCTCCGTCGACCTGGCCCGGTCGGCGTCCCTGCCGGAGACGCTGCGCGACCGGGTGCTCGACCGGCTCGCCGGGCGCCTGGTCGACGGGGTGCTGACGGTCGTGGCCAGCGAGCACCGCACCCAGCTGGCCAACCGCAAGGCCGCCCGCGAGCGCCTCGCGCAGCTGCTGCGCGAGGCCGCCGCGCCCCCGCCCGCCAAGCGCCGCCCCACCCGCCCGACGCGTGGGTCGAAGGAGCGTCGCCTGGGCGCCAAGAAGCGCCGCGGGGACATCAAGCGCGGCCGGCAGGGCCGCTTCGACTGA